AGGTGATCGGCTTCCGCGATGGCTGGAAGGGCCTGCTGGAGTGCGACTACCGCAAGCTCGACCTCGATGCCGTCGGCGGCATCCTGGCGCGCGGCGGCACCATCCTGGGCTCCTCGCGGGTGCAGCCCGCCCATCTGCGGGACGGCGTCGAGCGGGCCCGCGGGCACGTCGCGGAGCTGGGCCTGGACGCGATCATCCCGATCGGCGGCGAGGGCACGCTCAAGGCGGCGCGGCTGCTGTCCGACGCCGGGCTGCCGATCGTCGGGGTACCGAAGACCATCGACAACGACATCGCGGTCACGGACGTGACCTTCGGCTTCGACACCGCGGTGGGCGTCGCCACCGAGGCGCTGGACCGGCTCAAGACCACCGCCGAGTCCCACCAGCGGGTGATGATCGTCGAGGTGATGGGCCGGCACACCGGCTGGATCGCGCTGCACTCGGGCATGGCGGCCGGTGCGCACGCGATCGTCGTGCCGGAGCGGCCCTTCGACATCGACGAGCTCACCGCGCGGGTCTCGGCACGCTTCGAGGCCGGCAAGAAGTTCGCCATCGTGGTGGTCGCCGAGGGCGCCAAGCCGCGCGAGGGCACCATGTCCTTCGACATCGGCGGCAAGGACATCTACGGACACGAGCGGTTCGCCGGCGTGGCCCGGCAGCTCTCCGTCGAGCTGGAGAACCGGCTCGGCAAGGAGGCCCGGCCGGTCATCCTCGGCCACGTGCAGCGCGGCGGCACCCCCACCGCGTACGACCGGGTGCTCGCCACCCGCTTCGGCTGGCACGCCGTGGAGGCCGCGCACCGCGGCGAGTTCGGGATGATGACCGCGCTGCGCGGCACCGACATCACGCTGGTGCCGCTGGCCGAGGCCGTCGAGACGCTCAAGACGGTGCCCTCAGAGCGCTACGACGAGGCGGAGTGCGTGCTCTGATGCGGGCCCGCCGCGCACGGTAGTTCCCCGCGCAACGAACCGCCCCCGGCCGATGTTCAGGTCGGGGGCGGTTCTAGTCTTGTGGCCGGAGCATTGGTACGAATCAGGAGCGAGCGGATGGATCACGGCGGGCACGGCATGGACGGCATGAACATGGATCTGCCGCCGTTCACGCTGGGGCGGGGCCTGGAGTTCGGGGGTGATCCGATCTTCCTCGTGGGCTGCCTGCTGGGTCTCGGGCTGTACGGCTGGGCGGTGATCCGGCTGCGGCGGCGCGGCGACGCGTGGCCGGTGGGCCGGGTCGTGGCCTGGACGCTGGGCGTGGTGACGGTGGCACTGGTGATGTGCACCCGGCTCAACGACTACGGCATGGCGATGTTCAGCGTGCACATGGTCCAGCACATGGTGATCAGCATGCTCTCGCCGATCCTGCTGCTGCTCGGTGCGCCGGTGACGCTGGCGCTGCGCGCGCTGCCGGCGGCCGGGCGCGGCCGCAAGGGCCCGCGCGAACTCCTGGTGGCGCTGTTGCACAGCCGCTACATGCGGATCATCACGCACCCCGCCTTCACCATCCCGCTCTTCATCGCGAGCCTCTACGCCCTGTACTTCTCGCCGCTGTTCGACTT
The sequence above is a segment of the Streptomyces lydicus genome. Coding sequences within it:
- a CDS encoding 6-phosphofructokinase, yielding MRIGVLTSGGDCPGLNAVIRSVVHRATADHGDEVIGFRDGWKGLLECDYRKLDLDAVGGILARGGTILGSSRVQPAHLRDGVERARGHVAELGLDAIIPIGGEGTLKAARLLSDAGLPIVGVPKTIDNDIAVTDVTFGFDTAVGVATEALDRLKTTAESHQRVMIVEVMGRHTGWIALHSGMAAGAHAIVVPERPFDIDELTARVSARFEAGKKFAIVVVAEGAKPREGTMSFDIGGKDIYGHERFAGVARQLSVELENRLGKEARPVILGHVQRGGTPTAYDRVLATRFGWHAVEAAHRGEFGMMTALRGTDITLVPLAEAVETLKTVPSERYDEAECVL
- a CDS encoding cytochrome c oxidase assembly protein — translated: MDHGGHGMDGMNMDLPPFTLGRGLEFGGDPIFLVGCLLGLGLYGWAVIRLRRRGDAWPVGRVVAWTLGVVTVALVMCTRLNDYGMAMFSVHMVQHMVISMLSPILLLLGAPVTLALRALPAAGRGRKGPRELLVALLHSRYMRIITHPAFTIPLFIASLYALYFSPLFDFLMESRAGHIGMMVHFLAVGLVFFWPIMGVDPGPHRPGYVMRMLELFAGMPFHAFFGIALMMATEPMVDTFVHPPASLGIEALADQQAAGGIAWAFSEIPSVVVLIALVYQWYKSEARQSQRADRAADRNGDKDLADYNAYLASLNARGQ